The genomic segment GGACGCACGCCCCGCGCGAACATGATCTCGTCGTTGCTGGTGCCGGCGGCGACCATCGGCCAGACCATCGCGTCCTTGCCCACCACGAAGTCGATGACCACCGGCGCATCGTTGATCGCCATGGCCGCCTCGATGGTCTTGTCCACGTCGGCGGCGTTCTCGCAGCGCAGCCCGACGCAGCCCAGGGCCTCGGCGAGCTTGACGAAGTCCGGGATGCGGTGCTTGTGGGTGCCCAGCTCGGTGTTGGAGTAGCGCTCCCCGTAGAACAGGGTCTGCCACTGCCGCACCATGCCCAGGTTGCCGTTGTTGATCACGGCCACCTTGATCGGGATGCCCTCCAGGGCGCAGGTGGCCAGCTCCTGGTTGGTCATCTGGAAGCAGCCGTCGCCGTCGACCGCCCACACCGTGGTGTCCGGCTTGCCGACCTTGGCTCCCATCGCGGCCGGGACGGCGTAGCCCATGGTGCCCAGGCCACCGGAGTTGAGCCAGGTGTGCGGCTTCTCGTACGAGATGAACTGGCTGGCCCACATCTGGTGCTGGCCGACGCCCGCCACGTAGACCGCGTCCGGGCCGGCGATCTCGCCCAGCCGCTTGATCACGTACTGCGGGGAGAGCGTGCCGTCGGCCGGCTCCTCGAAGCCGAGCGGGTAGCGCTCGCGCAGGTCGTCGAGCTGGGCCCACCAGTCGGTCAGGTCCACCGACGGGTGCGCGGCCTGCTCGGCGGTGACCGCCGCGATCAGCTCGTCGATGACGTGCCGCGCGTCGCCCACGATCGGGACGTCGGCGTGCCGGTTCTTGCCGATCTCGGCCGGGTCGATGTCGGCGTGCACCACTGTCGCGTCCGGCGCGAACGAGTCGAGCCGGCCGGTCACCCGGTCGTCGAAGCGGGCGCCCAGCGCCACGATCAGGTCGGCCTTCTGCAGGCCGTAGACCGCGGCGACGGTGCCGTGCATGCCGGGCATGCCCAGGTGCTGGCGGTGCGAGTCGGGGAACGCGCCCAGCGCCATCAGCGTGGTGACCACCGGGATGCCG from the Micromonospora sp. WMMA1947 genome contains:
- a CDS encoding acetolactate synthase large subunit — its product is MTRPTPETLAHSARRARSGTGAAGDSDPAARSGRTVPAAATTETPVREPATAQVSGAGSLVRSLEALGVDVVFGIPGGAILPAYDPLYDSTVRHILVRHEQGAGHAATGYAQATGRVGVCIATSGPGATNLVTPIADAYMDSVPMVAITGQVARPSIGTDAFQEADIQGITLPITKHNFLVQTADEIPRVLAEAFHLAATGRPGPVLVDIPKDVLQAPATFSWPPTLDLPGYRPTLHPHGKQIREAARLMTSARRPVLYVGGGVLKAGATEGLRKLAEQTGIPVVTTLMALGAFPDSHRQHLGMPGMHGTVAAVYGLQKADLIVALGARFDDRVTGRLDSFAPDATVVHADIDPAEIGKNRHADVPIVGDARHVIDELIAAVTAEQAAHPSVDLTDWWAQLDDLRERYPLGFEEPADGTLSPQYVIKRLGEIAGPDAVYVAGVGQHQMWASQFISYEKPHTWLNSGGLGTMGYAVPAAMGAKVGKPDTTVWAVDGDGCFQMTNQELATCALEGIPIKVAVINNGNLGMVRQWQTLFYGERYSNTELGTHKHRIPDFVKLAEALGCVGLRCENAADVDKTIEAAMAINDAPVVIDFVVGKDAMVWPMVAAGTSNDEIMFARGVRPAFDEDEL